The Panicum virgatum strain AP13 chromosome 3N, P.virgatum_v5, whole genome shotgun sequence genome includes the window ACCTcatttagggcctgtttggcatgGCTCTAACTCTGCCTGGAGCAGCTCTGCTCCAAAACTCCAGTTGGAGCTAGCTCGGGGTGGAGTTGGAGCTGGCTGAAAGATGTGTTTGGCATGGAGGGTGCCCTCAGCTCCAGAAAAGGGGTTCTGATGGTGCATTGTCTTTTTTGCCCTAGGTTTGTTTGAATGTATCAATAATGATAGAAATGACCACAACAAATTTTGCCGTACATACAAAAAAATATCTCCAACCAAATATTACATTAAATAGAATACAAATATATAATAGATCCAAAATAAAATGTCTCCAACCAAATATGCCGCACCCAAATATTCCTAATAACATGTTCataataataaaatttattaCACTAATTCCATGCAATTGCAACAGATGTAGCCATATTGTCACGGAATGTGTCCATAGTCACGAAGCTTGGTTCATCAGTATCTGCATCGGAGGCATGCTGAGACACAGCCCATTTGTTATATCTTTCAGGGATAATAGGCACAAAGTTTGGATCTCGATCAAAATTAgaaaaatcatcatcatcacttgcaTGTTCACTTATGAAATTATGAAGAACCATGGTAGCAACAACAATCTTTTTTTGTGTTAGCATTGAAAAGCGAGGAATCTTATATAGGATTTGCCATTTTATCTTCAATACTCCAAATGAGCGCTCAATAACATTACGAACAGATGAATGTATCCGGTTGAACTTCTCTTTTGGAGTATTTGGTTCCATACCTCGATGCCACTCAGGTAAGTGATACCTCTCACCCTTGTACGGAGCTAGGTAACCCAGGCGGTTAGGATAGCTGGCAAAGAAAAGCACAAATTagaacaaagaagaacaaaaacaagtaaAAACATTACCAAGATACACTTACAGTTCTAGCTTTCTTCCACCATTCATCATCCATAGCAAATGTCCTCTTTTCAGGGTCCCAATCTGTTCCTGTTTCCTTCATCAGAAGCTTTTTCCATGCCTTGTAATCTTCTTTTAACTTGTCCCACTTTTTCTTTAGCTGACTCTTGCTAATGTCAAGACATGTCCTGTCTTTGAACCCTTTCTCAACCTCAGCATAACCAAGTGGATTCAGGTATGTGCTTGGTCGATTTCCCCTCTCAACTTGTTCGGCAAACAATTTACACAAAATCCAGGTGTTCTCATTGTTCCAATCAATTTTCGGCATCTATACCAACTAACATATACAATTTACTACAATTTTACTACAAGCTATTTTGATGCATAGAATAAGAAAAAGGCAGAGAGGGAAAGAACGTACCTTGTCTGCTTCCTGGAGGGTGGCCGCTAGTCCACGCAGGTCAGAGgcagctccggcggcgtccTGGAGGGCGGGTCCTGCTCCACGGCGAAAGGAGGCGGTGAGGGTGGCAGCTTTCCCGGATTGAATCCACTGCAGGTGGATCTAGGGTTAGGGGGCCATGGGAAATGAtgtggagaagaaggggaacAAGGGTTGGAGAGGGCGCTGGAGGggaaggcgaggaggaggaggcctatcggcggcggcgcggcccgtcTCCTCTAGCGACGCCGTCGGGGCGACCTCGCctgtggaggagtggagggAGGCCCGAGCAGAGGGAGGCGCGCCTCTGGAAGAAGGGGAACGCGAGCTGGAGAGGGCGCTGGAGGggaaggcgaggaggaggaggcctacTCGCGGCGGCACCCCTTGTctccgctggcggcggcgcgccctgTCGCCGCTGGTCGGGAGGAGCGGAGGGGCTCCTAGCTCCTGCACAGGCGCTCGAGGGGAGGGGAGTGGGGGATGGGGAAAGAAAAAACGAACCGGTATTGTGTAACGAGTGGCAAAAGCGGGTAATTACCTTTCAACTCCACATCCAGGTTCAAAACGAGAAGGTCTGGAGCTGTGCGGAAGAGGTGCTCCAAAACTCTAAGCCCATTTGCACTACAGCTCCAGAGTTTGGGCTGCTCCATGGAGTTCTGGAGTTGGGGTGTTTGGCTGCAAAATTGGTTGGAGTTGGTGGAGTTGAGCTCTGGAGCCATATCAAACAAGCCCTTGATGTGCATGAAACCTCTATGAAACTTGTACTGGGACTGGCCTAATGGTGTCATTATTTTAGTGGCAGGTGATGCATCCATTAATAGATATAGGCGTCCCTAGCTAGTGACTTCATTAATATCAAGGCCAGCACAGTCCACTCAAACTCTCAGAGGTGCTCATAGTTAGGGTGCGCGTGCATGTATAAGAATCTTAGGCCCTATTTATTTTCCATCTCCAGCTTAGATCTGATTATACAATCTACCATGCCAATCATAACAACCTGGTTGTAGTCTTAGGTCTGATTGTTTCAACTTATATTTATCTATTTCCAAAGCAAGAATTGTTTTTTTGGTCCGTTTTGGACTCAGGCCCATTTTGTTTTGTGGACCTTCCTGAGTCCGTCACTTGGAATCCAGTTAAATCGATCTGAATCCTACTAGGAACCGGACAATTAATACCTCGCGCGGTCACGGCATAGCTTGTACACAGAATGACAGAGCATAAAATTTGTGGTCTCATGCAGATCAAATAAAATCCCGTACAATGCAGGGGCGCTATGCTAGTACGTCATAAGCTAGAAATACATAATTGGATTCCGAAACAAACGAGGCCTTAGCTTGCTTCCGTCAATCACCATGTTCAACAGATTAGAAGATTGTTTTCTGCATGTTTCAGTGACAAGTAATACAGACCTAACTATCCATGCATATTGTGCGCACGGTTGATTAAATCACATGATTTTCATGCAAAAAGTGCAAATTTCATGAAAAGCAATGAACATGAAGGGAAAGAAAATGGAAAGGCTATCCAAAGGCCTCATACAAAATCAATTGCTTTTCAACCAGCCAACACGTCAACAAAATCAATAAGCAAGCGGAAGCAGCAAGATCTGAGAGGCGAGAAAGTAGTCTTTAAGCTATTACAATTATACATGTTCACGTAAAAATGATACATCAGGTCTCCAAACAGCGAGAGCTATGGTGTAATAAATTTATCTATGAATTAATATCATGCATGTATCTAGAGATTAAGCTGACTCTGAAGGAGGCGCAGCTggtggaggagcagcagcatccAACCGCACGCCATGTGCATCACCGGAGCTCTGGAGCTGTGCCATGGCACGGCGCGGGTTCGCACGGTGTACCTCACACAATTCTGAGAAAGCTACACCTGCCATTTCAAATATAACAACTATGATTCAATTAGTTCAGCATGTACCCTAACAATATATGCAGTATTACGAATCAAGTAACATTATAACTATAAATAACTTCTAGTTTCGGTTAGGCCATTCCTAGGGGTGTGGTTTCATTGGAGTTGCAATCTCACAAGATAAGATGTCACATAAGCTAACTTCTAGTTTCGGTTAGGCTGTTTCCAGAGTGGTTTCATTAGAGTTTCATTAGAGAGAAGGATTAATTTttatctagatgaaataaaaccCCCACTGTGATCAAATTGTTTCATCATATGCATTGGAAACTGAAACGAAATCCCATCGTGAACAAATTATTTCATATGCAAAACTTAAATGCTATGTCATGCATATAAAATCGGAAATGAAACTGTGCATTAGAGAAGTCGTTCCTTTCATCAGGCCAAAACTCCTTAGTTAATAATGTGGCACTTTTGAAAACTGTGAAATGAAACTCTCCACTGGATTAGCATTTATTCCAGATCTATAAAATCATGCCGATTTTCTTAACCTAATATATACACTACAGTACTCCctttgttccaaattatagttcaCATTATTAACTTTGGCATAAATCAAATTTCTCTAACTTTGATCATGTATATAGAAAATCACCAACAATTAGGACATCCAATTAGTTCCATTGATAAATGGATCATAAGTCATGTTTTGATGATGCATttgtttatattttcaaaaaaagtgGTCAACGCCTTTTTAGATGcactcaaaattccaaaactttacaagatttcccatcacatcgaatctttgaacgcatgcatgaagtattaaatgtaactaaataaaataactaattacacagtttgactataatttgcgagacgaatcttttgagcctagttaacatatgacgggacaataattatcaaatacaaacgaaagtgctacattactttacacccaaaacttttcgcatctaaacaaggcccaaATATAGAGTGCTGAGTGCCTTTTTTTTTAGGATAAAGTTACAGGGGCGGAGCAGAGGGAATACTCAACAAACAACAATTGGCATATTCTTCTGAAAAACGGATGCTTTCGCATAATGTTTTTCAATAACAGATACTACAGTTAACATTTCAATATTCATTGGTCTAGTATGTTTTAGCATTTAAAAGCATGTTTATACGGTGTGATGGCTACCCTGCGCTGTGACCGGAACAGAGAATGAGAACGACGATCCCCACTCTCGTGAGCAAAACATGAAGCAGGCTTCCAAGCAAGCAAGCAGTAACTTCATTAAAAGACAAACAAGCACACCAGGTCTGTCTAGGTCAGACACGTACGAGACCGTGTTCCCCAATGTCCATGCCTACCAATCTTacaaagggtgtgtttagttcattttgtaaAAATGTGTAAAAATATAAACAggacatttgaagtactaaatgaagtctatttgtaaaacttttttgcatagatgggttgtaaatcgcgagacgaatctaatgatactaattaatccattaatcaataattagcggatggttactgtagcatcactgttgcaaatcatggattgagtaggttcattagattcgtctcgcgatttacagcccaaccatgcaaaaagttttgtaaatagactttatttagtacttcaaattagtaagattctttttcactttaatgtgtttacggcttttttgcgtttacatgtaaaaaaaaactaaacacaGGGCCAAAGAATCGTTCTTTTCTACAAGCTAATTGTGGAGCTGTGCTCTCGATTCGCAGAGCCGGCCGGCCACAAAGACATGGCCCAAGCAGAAGCAGACGGCCGCGTCCGACAACCCGCAAGGAGCTAGCATACAGAAACCCGGAGAAAGCAAGAGATCGAAGGGGGTTTCCCTCTTTGCACCAAATGTCAGCTTCAAACCAAATGACGACGACGTAAACTAACGCCCGCATGGTTGAAGCAGCCTCCGATGCGAAGTGAAAGATGCCTGCAAGTCCCCGTCCCAGCTGCCATGATCCCATCGATCTACGTCTAGCTACCTGGCCTATAAATTAAGCACCAAGCTCCAGCAGGCACATACCAAACCGTGCTCAGCTCCTCTCTCTGAAACTGCTGCCATCTTGGTCGATCTGCAGGTTCGGGTCGGGAAGAATGGGCGACCGCACCAAGACGTCGTGGCCGGAGGTGGAGGGGCTGCCGGGCGAGCTGGCGAAGCGCAAGATCCTGGCGGACCGGCCGGGCTTGAACGTTATCGTCCTGCCCGTCGACTCCGTCGTGACCACTGATTACGACATCAAGCGCGTCCGCGTCTTCGTCAACCCGGCCGGCATCGTGGCAAAGGTCCCCAAAGTTGGCTAGCTAGGGCTCATGGTGAGGATGGATTGGTCATCGATAATGCCTGCTACCTCGAACAAACTCTGTTGCGTGATGGTGTTTCTTCAGTTCCGAGAGATAAGTGTCGTGTCGTGCTACAGTTGATGAGCACACTTTGTGAGTgatgagtggattgggtgtacTGTATCCTCCTACTCGAATTTAATTGCAGAGGAAATAAAGGTGAGCGCACATGTTGAGTCAAGGGCTCGGTTTAATTTGGCTAGGCATAATCTGCCACTAGGATAATAACCAAATGAATGTAAGCTACATGGTTCTAGTAGTTTGGGATCCGTGTGACTTCAACCAATATAAATTTAAAAATGAATATAAGCCTAGTCAATCTAATGTTACTAATTTTTGTTAAAAAAGAACTAGTATTACCAGTAGAGCAAACAGGTGGCCTAGataatttttgaaataaaaaataaggcCGTTTTACTTTGAGCACCCAACCAACatgaaaaattatatatatatatatatatatatatatatatatatatatatatatatatatatatatatatatatatatgcattatCCATTTACCAAATTCCAAAAAGCCCACCGCATAGAAGATATAGCATCCCAATTGTGAGGATCGAGCGCGCGCTTACGTACCCtctccggcggcgaggttggAGTAGAGGTCGACGATGTTGGGGCACCCCTGGAGGCACGCCGGCGAGCAGATGGCGCTGGCGACGCGCGGGTCGAGGAGGGAGTCGGAGGAGATGCCGACGGTGGCGCGGTCGACgccgcacgcgcgcacgcagcggTCCGTCTCCACCAGGCCCGCCAGCCGCGCGTCCTCGACCACCACCTCCGACGTCCGGCACTGGTACACCGTCGGCCGCCCCGCGCGGTGCGTGTTCTCCAGCACGCACCGCCGCGACGCCGACGACACGGCGAACGCGCACAGCTCCGCCGTCAGCTGCTCGCACACCACGGCCGCCCTCGCCCCTGCCAGGGAGTTCGATTCGATCAACAGCCAGCCATCAGAAACCTTGCATGCCATGGTGGTTACCAATACGGCCATGGTGGTTACCGAgcgcggaggagaggaggagggtcAGGGAGAAGACGAAAGCTGCAAGCTTTGcgtggaggaggacgacggAAGCCATGGATGCTGTATGCTGCTGATGCTGTCCTTGGAGCTAGGCTTAATAAGCTTAAGGTCTCTTACGTGTTCTTGGGTTAAGGAGTTAAAGCTTCGTCTTCGAGAAGTAGCATTATTATAAACTACTATAGAAAcgggggagagtggccctgttCAAAATTGCCTAACAATTTACCGAACTATTCTTCTTCCGAGTTGAGACCACCGACGCGGCGACGCGGCGTCAGTCAAACTGGTTGTCGTCTGTCGTTTACTTGCTCTGTTCTTGGTTTTGCTTTTTAGATGTACAAATGTCATCGTTGTAATGATATTACTACCTGCTGAAAGCGTTCGATTCGTTTAGAGTACCTTTTCCTCTCTGCCCAAATGTGCTGGCGCCTAATTAATTCAGTTGATCAAGGGCGTCGTCTTACACTGAACACCCAGTTGACGTCAACAATGGCAGACAAACAAGCGTTCAAAATTAGGGCGtgtttaggccgtgtttagttccgttgtaattttttttcaaaggaatcttactaatttgaagtactaaatgaagtctatttataaaactttttgtacaaatgggttgtaaatcgcgagacgaatctaatgatgctaattaatccatgatgaatcaataattagcagatgacactgtagcatcactgttgcaaatcatggatttagtaggcttattagattcgtctcgcgatttacagtccatctatgcaaaaagttttataaataaacttcatttagtactctatgcatatatccaaacattcgatgtgatgtttttttgcgtttacgggattTTCAGGTTGTGATCTGCCGCAGGACCTTAGTCCACGCGGTGAGTGGAGTAAAGAAGGCCGTGAAGAACGGGGCAGGTTTGGTCTCGGAAGGAAATTCGTTAGCAGCGCGTTTCCTTCCTGTCACTTTCGATGTGATATGTACCCAACGGTTTCACATTTCTTTTCCTCTTCGGAAAAAAACTCCCCGGTTTAGAACTTTAGATTGACTAGTAAACCGGTCCAGGCCGGTCTTTCATAAAACGTTGCATTTCGATGGAAAGAGGCCTTCACTGATtttactcaaaaaaaaagaggcctTCACTGAATTGTATGCAGGCTAAGGCTAAAGCAAAATTAAGGGAATACGAATGCGTTTGAATTTGATTATTTAGATTTCCTTTAACCAGGCTGTAGGCACGCAGAATCTTACTGAGTTGTGGCTGTTTAATTTAGTTGCCTGTGTTGTCTACCTCTTTCGGGCAGGGCGTAGCTGAATGATGATGCCCGGGAACACAGATGGCTTTGTTCTACGGTCGGCGAGGGTGTACCCGTACTCGACACAAGTATTTCCCTCAAGAAAATTTAATGGATACTGTAATTGTTGGCGAGTGTGGCGTGGTGGCGGGAGGAGCACGAGAATTTGGAGGGATGGTTGCCAAGGGACTTTGGTATGCGCCGATAAGTAGAGTAAATCACTTGATTGATCATATTCATATGTGAAATACATGGGGACCAAACAGCAGTGCAGAGGGTTTTTTACCCATGTGATAAGAGGAGATACTAAAAAAATAATCGGCCATAAAAAGGCAGTACTGATTATGTTGCTTGGGATTATGAGAAGACATGCCTCCTTACTGTTCGCGGCGCTTGCTACCAGTTATGCACCAGGCAATACTGCTAGCAGTTCTACAACTGATTGAGGGGTGCCACTTCAAGGGGTAACCACCAAATCTAACACAAACTCTGACAAATCAACATGAGCAACCAGATGAGAGGACCAAGACTCAGCCATAAGTGAAAGAGAATAAGTAATTATTCATTGATCAGAAGGAaaaattcttttctttttcatcatcATCAAGACAACATACCCATATCACCACATATACCTCCCAAATGCATGCTAACGAATCTATTACATACAAAGATGCTAATCCCCGCCTACACTATAAGTTTCAACTTTTGAATGGCAGCTACCTATTGCATATCCGGGAAAAAGAATTCTCTCTTTTACACGAGCAAGAGGGCTTGGTGAACAGCATTGCTGGATGGTTACTTACTGGGCTGGCTTCCTAATTTCCATTGGCAGCATGGACAGGGTACAGTT containing:
- the LOC120665766 gene encoding uncharacterized protein LOC120665766; the protein is MASVVLLHAKLAAFVFSLTLLLSSALGARAAVVCEQLTAELCAFAVSSASRRCVLENTHRAGRPTVYQCRTSEVVVEDARLAGLVETDRCVRACGVDRATVGISSDSLLDPRVASAICSPACLQGCPNIVDLYSNLAAGEGVAFSELCEVHRANPRRAMAQLQSSGDAHGVRLDAAAPPPAAPPSESA